From Styela clava chromosome 6, kaStyClav1.hap1.2, whole genome shotgun sequence, one genomic window encodes:
- the LOC120331782 gene encoding uncharacterized protein LOC120331782, whose protein sequence is MAESNPVQYTEEDVQSFQNAQEMVLEQESDDLEPSQVPITLSSQMKEPAVDPEVVAAEKILSPVGSGSGSIHDPFRRSSDVDSVSQIENETNKQGKSVASFNAEDKQMNVHKMTTRAKSKYSAQSRDSVSQKSKVFSVGGSLRSRSIRTASSVMSRVSTYSDSQIQDIYKARKLNLQKKIELEKIQLQDSISQEEADWSEKVRMENEEIRRKRQIEEEKLIRENEEIKRKRQIEEEKLIRENEEIKRKRQIQEEKIRMEEEELRRKRQIEKESFQKRKDRELNELKRRDQRTQLELDADFTEAMAERGLPFDLPAISDTNGSELLLGTCTNVSNSNEIQNVSPPEIRSYSPATIGNNIQSTVPSQTMLTTANQPSYTLGDVTRSVPAIGGDQGMSVYSSSPGFEICCPHTTSVLGVNECMVVTSTASHNANNSITIPKQINSAVNPVNVLANQIQPIRMSSYAACPTCTASSSYFAASTTSNNAPTSNCMTYSCTDFASNFSSNTGTIPIYNMSQAANGDINRLTMPIINEEATQINIPQPSQVPIQLSPQVIYVPQQANLPPTEPPVFSGDPGEYHDFIDIFDTVIAAKVQNAKQRFVYLLQYTRGTARALVKGCQHKGSACYDEALKLLAETYGHKLQIEQACLNSIIEGPQLRTNDLEALTMFAAELIACENTLKGIKNKGLSLMIIDKISWRMPSVWRPGWRTLVDDTLHVKEKDLTLAHLVSYVRKKTRELSNLSNPETNNVQKPREIANKPMKQHKSYFTTTVSAADKPIPKCFKCSGTHFLNQCQEFRNMKHADRERFVRDLKLCFSCLQKGHWSRQCRRENPCRVPNCKRKHTTLLHPPDNVNADDQSEHHKPADDASVSKNTNENREENKFSAFVNSASEARVLLNVTPVKVRVKGQNDVVLTNAFFDTGSTCSFISEALMQRLNATGQETNLNIRTISNVTEQKKSSVINDIELSHFDESDFIALGQLFSNKCIDIDVSNIPTQKDVDQFHEFKDVVIPRLNQKVGLLIGKDNFALHKPLEIVHGPDEYFAVRCPAGWMISCPPKTKKVERSNSNFFVKSSVHPLCKMCTEVVDSIQNEKPEFSPNQEIFMERVNKSIHLTTDGHYEIDLPFKNPNVILPKNKSHAEQRLEYLRRRFLKEPDFYNEYKSFVKDMIDNGYAEKVNNSRECDGKTWYLSHHGVRHPEKKSLRVVFDCSAKFSGLCLNDVLLQGPDLANNLVGVLARFRKQSVAIQGDIRAMFHQVKVSEPHRDFLRFLWWRNGDVSQPVACFRMTSFLFGTICSPSCANFALKRTAEDNKEDFSESTVNAVYDAFYVDDFLDSKPNAEEAIDHVKNVRNLVSKGGFEITKWVSNDRAVLLSIPEEHRAKDVKGLDLSVDDLPVEKALGMIWDVEQDTLCFRVKHKDKPATKRGLLSTINSIFDPLGFGQPVLQPMKVLIQDLCRKKFDWDDPIPPELKKEWLKWLSDLPKLKNFNVPRCYTPKDFGKIIDIQLHHFSDASEKSYGAVSYIRITNTYEQIHCAIISGKTRLVPLNGSTIPRLELCAATISAKNDAFLKKELKLPISASYFWTDSTTVLRYLANTDKVFKTFVANRVNLIKETSEIEQWRYVPSQLNPADVASRGLSVDAFLNCQYWKSGPDFLWQAAEEWPLQPDFVNNCSTDNLEVKKESIQCFSNTASEKSVLDRIISKYSDWFRLKKAFAWILRGKNMLFSKLKANELPSKLPKENRIQPLSVTELRNAELEIIKYEQSKYFCEEIRLLSNNQEISKSSTLISLRPFLKNDILRVGGRIKDAPISYDAKHPIVIPKDSLIASLMVDYIHRTTGHNGREYVFAEIRQNYWIVKGTSLVRKIINNCVLCRRKQRKPEYQEMSDLPVDRLTPDKPPFSYVALDCFGPFFIRQGRSDIKRYGVLFTCLTTRAVHVEIAQNLDMNSFIMALRRFVSRRGQVLEIRSDNGSNFVAAEHELRQAIKCWNQKQVHDFLLQKNIKWIFQTPSASHHGGVFERQIRTVRKVFNSICREQTLSDEALSTLMCECESIINGRPITTVSSDVNDLTPLSPNSLLLLKQEPVLPPGLFEQKDVYSRKRWKQVQYLADIFWQRWRKEYLPLLQQRKKWNKPQRNMSEDDIVLIVDHNLPRNTWLLGRVIKTFPGKEGLVRSVSVQTQYSVLQRPVTKLILLHACN, encoded by the coding sequence ATGGCTGAGTCAAATCCAGTTCAATATACTGAAGAAGATGTACAAAGTTTTCAAAATGCACAAGAAATGGTGCTAGAACAAGAATCTGATGATTTAGAACCGTCCCAAGTTCCAATAACACTGTCATCACAAATGAAAGAGCCTGCAGTTGACCCTGAAGTTGTTGCtgctgaaaaaatattatctcCTGTTGGTTCCGGTAGTGGCTCGATTCATGACCCTTTCCGAAGATCGTCTGATGTGGATTCGGTTTCCCAAATAGAAAAcgaaacaaataaacaagggaAGTCCGTAGCATCTTTCAATGCCGAAGATAAGCAAATGAATGTTCACAAAATGACCACAAGAGCGAAATCAAAATATAGTGCTCAATCACGTGACAGTGTTTCACAAAAATCAAAAGTTTTCAGTGTTGGGGGTTCGTTACGATCTCGAAGTATCCGAACTGCGTCATCGGTAATGTCACGGGTATCCACTTACAGTGACTCTCAAATCCAAGATATTTACAAAGCAAGAAaattgaatttacaaaaaaagatTGAGCTGGAAAAGATTCAGCTACAAGACTCCATTTCTCAAGAAGAAGCAGATTGGAGCGAGAAAGTGAGAAtggaaaatgaagaaataaGACGAAAACGTCAAATTGAAGAAGAAAAGTTAATACGAGAAAACGAAGAAATCAAACGAAAACGTCAAATTGAAGAAGAAAAGTTAATACGAGAAAACGAAGAAATCAAACGAAAACGTCAAATTCAGGAGGAAAAGATTCGAATGGAAGAAGAAGAGCTAAGAAGAAAGCGCCAAATCGAAAAGGAAAGTTTCCAAAAACGCAAAGACAGAGAACTAAATGAACTAAAACGTAGAGATCAGCGCACCCAGTTAGAATTGGATGCTGACTTTACGGAAGCTATGGCAGAGAGGGGGTTACCTTTTGACCTTCCTGCTATTTCCGATACAAATGGAAGTGAACTGTTACTTGGCACCTGTACAAATGTGTCAAATAGTAACGAGATACAGAATGTATCTCCACCTGAAATAAGATCTTATTCTCCTGCTacaattggaaataatattcaatctacTGTGCCATCTCAGACCATGTTAACAACTGCAAATCAACCAAGTTACACGTTGGGGGATGTTACGCGTTCCGTTCCTGCTATTGGTGGCGATCAAGGTATGTCGGTTTATTCATCCTCCCcaggttttgaaatttgttgtcCACATACTACCAGTGTGCTTGGTGTGAATGAATGTATGGTTGTGACTAGTACTGCATCTCATAATGCTAATAATTCAATAACAATTCCTAAACAAATAAATTCTGCTGTGAATCCAGTAAATGTGCTTGCAAATCAAATTCAGCCTATTCGTATGAGTTCATATGCTGCATGCCCTACCTGTACTGCTAGCTCAAGTTATTTTGCTGCTTCTACTACCAGTAATAATGCACCTACCAGTAATTGCATGACTTATTCTTGCACTGATTTTGCTAGCAATTTTAGTTCAAATACAGGTACAATTCCAATTTATAACATGTCACAAGCAGCCAATGGTGACATCAATAGACTGACAATGccaattattaatgaagaagCTACTCAAATTAATATACCCCAGCCAAGCCAGGTACCAATACAATTATCACCACAAGTGATTTATGTGCCCCAGCAAGCAAATTTACCTCCAACAGAACCTCCAGTTTTTTCTGGTGATCCTGGTGAATACCACGACTTTATTGACATTTTTGATACCGTTATTGCTGCAAAGGTGCAGAATGCAAAGCAAAGATTTGTTTATCTGTTACAATACACAAGAGGCACTGCTCGTGCTCTAGTAAAAGGATGCCAACATAAAGGTTCGGCATGCTATGATGAAGCGTTGAAATTACTCGCAGAAACTTATGGCcataaattgcaaattgaaCAGGCATGTTTGAATTCTATTATAGAGGGCCCGCAACTTAGAACCAATGACCTGGAAGCTTTAACAATGTTTGCTGCTGAATTAATTGCAtgtgaaaatacattaaaaggTATTAAAAATAAAGGTCTGTCTTTGATGATCATTGATAAAATATCGTGGAGAATGCCATCAGTTTGGAGGCCAGGTTGGCGAACTTTGGTGGATGATACTCTTCATGTGAAAGAAAAGGACTTGACCTTAGCACATCTTGTGTCATATGTGCGTAAGAAAACGAGGGAATTGTCAAACCTTTCTAATCCTGAAACAAATAATGTCCAAAAACCCAGAGAAATTGCAAATAAACCAATGAAGCAACACAAGTCATATTTTACTACAACTGTCTCCGCTGCTGACAAACCAATTCCTAAATGTTTTAAATGCAGTGGCACTCATTTCCTGAATCAATGTCAAGAGTTTAGGAACATGAAACATGCGGACAGAGAAAGATTTGTGAGGGATTTGAAATTATGTTTTTCCTGTCTACAAAAAGGGCACTGGTCAAGGCAGTGCAGACGCGAGAACCCATGCAGAGTTCCAAATTGTAAGCGAAAGCATACTACGCTTTTGCACCCCCCAGATAATGTAAATGCGGATGATCAATCTGAACATCATAAGCCTGCTGATGATGCTTCTGTATCAAAAAATACTAATGAAAACagagaagaaaataaatttagtgCGTTTGTGAATTCTGCCAGTGAAGCAAGAGTGTTATTAAACGTAACTCCAGTCAAGGTACGTGTGAAAGGACAGAATGATGTTGTGTTAACAAATGCCTTTTTCGACACTGGCTCAACATGTTCTTTTATAAGTGAAGCGCTCATGCAAAGATTGAATGCCACTGGTcaggaaacaaatttaaatattcgtACTATTTCAAATGTGACTGAACAAAAGAAAAGCTCTGTTATTAACGACATTGAGCTATCCCATTTTGATGAATCTGATTTTATTGCATTGGGTCAACTGTTTTCTAATAAATGTATCGATattgatgtttcaaatattccaaCACAGAAGGATGTGGATCAGTTTCATGAATTCAAGGATGTGGTAATTCCCAGGCTAAATCAAAAAGTTGGCTTGCTGATAGGAAAAGATAATTTTGCTCTACATAAGCCATTGGAAATTGTACACGGGCCAGATGAATATTTTGCTGTGAGATGCCCTGCTGGATGGATGATCAGCTGTCCGCCCAAAACTAAGAAAGTTGAAAGatcaaattctaatttttttgtcaaatctaGTGTGCACCCACTTTGTAAAATGTGCACTGAAGTGGTCGATTCGATACAAAACGAAAAACCAGAATTTTCCCCtaatcaagaaattttcatGGAAAGAGTGAACAAGTCTATTCATTTGACAACGGATGGACATTATGAAATTGATCTTCCATTTAAAAATCCAAATGTGATTTTGCCAAAAAACAAAAGTCATGCAGAACAAAGATTAGAATATCTCAGAAGACGATTTTTGAAAGAACCGGATTTCTACAATGAATACAAAAGTTTTGTAAAAGATATGATTGATAATGGTTATGCAGAGAAGGTCAACAATTCAAGGGAATGTGATGGTAAAACTTGGTATCTTAGTCACCACGGAGTGCGCCACCCAGAAAAGAAAAGCCTTCGTGTTGTATTTGATTGTTCAGCTAAATTTTCTGGACTGTGTTTGAATGACGTTCTGTTACAGGGGCCAGACCTTGCAAATAATTTGGTTGGTGTTCTGGCTCGTTTTCGAAAACAATCCGTTGCAATTCAAGGAGACATCCGAGCAATGTTTCACCAAGTGAAAGTTTCCGAACCTCATAGAGATTTTTTGAGATTTCTTTGGTGGCGCAATGGCGATGTCTCACAACCTGTGGCCTGCTTTAGAATGACTTCATTTCTTTTTGGTACAATCTGCTCACCCAGTTGTGCCAATTTTGCCTTGAAAAGGACTGCTGAAGATAATAAAGAAGATTTTAGTGAAAGCACTGTGAATGCTGTTTATGATGCTTTCTACGTTGATGATTTTTTGGATTCAAAACCCAATGCTGAGGAAGCTATAGATCATGTCAAGAATGTAAGAAATTTAGTATCCAAAGGTggatttgaaataacaaaatggGTCAGTAATGATCGAGCTGTTTTGCTGTCAATTCCGGAAGAGCATCGTGCGAAAGATGTCAAAGGATTGGATCTCTCAGTGGATGACCTGCCAGTGGAAAAGGCGCTTGGCATGATTTGGGATGTAGAACAAGATACTTTGTGCTTTcgtgtcaaacataaggataaACCTGCTACAAAAAGAGGATTGTTGTCAACTATTAATTCTATTTTTGATCCTCTTGGTTTCGGTCAGCCAGTTCTTCAACCTATGAAAGTTTTGATTCAAGATTTATGTAGGAAGAAATTTGATTGGGACGATCCTATTCCACCAGAATTGAAGAAAGAATGGTTAAAATGGCTTTCTGATTTACCAAAATTAAAGAATTTCAATGTACCGAGATGCTATACACCAAAAGATTTTGGTAAAATAATCGATATACAACTTCATCATTTTTCAGATGCGTCTGAAAAGTCATATGGTGCTGTGTCTTACATTAGAATTACAAATACATATGAACAAATTCATTGTGCTATTATAAGTGGAAAAACCAGACTTGTCCCTTTAAATGGTTCAACAATACCGCGACTCGAACTTTGTGCAGCAACAATTTCTGCTAAAAATGATGCATTTCTAAAAAAGGAACTCAAACTTCCAATTTCGGCTTCATATTTTTGGACCGACAGTACAACTGTTCTTCGATACCTGGCAAATACAGATAAAGTATTTAAAACTTTTGTGGCCAATAGAGTAAACTTGATAAAAGAAACCTCTGAAATTGAACAATGGCGTTATGTGCCTTCACAACTGAACCCAGCAGATGTTGCCTCAAGGGGACTTTCAGTTGATGCGTTTTTGAATTGCCAATACTGGAAATCTGGTCCTGATTTTTTGTGGCAAGCTGCTGAGGAATGGCCTTTACAGCCCGATTTTGTGAACAATTGCTCTACGGATAATCTTGAGGTGAAAAAAGAATCGATACAATGTTTTTCAAATACAGCAAGTGAAAAATCGGTCCTAGATcgtataatttcaaaatattcagacTGGTTTCGTCTGAAGAAAGCTTTTGCCTGGATATTACGAGGTAAAAATATGTTGTTTTCAAAACTTAAAGCAAATGAATTGCCTTCTAAACTGCCAAAAGAAAATCGTATTCAACCACTTTCTGTTACTGAACTACGAAATGCGGAATTGGAGATAATCAAATATgaacaatcaaaatatttctgcGAAGAAATACGTTTGCTGTCAAATAatcaagaaatttcaaaatcaagCACTTTGATTTCGCTGCGTCCTTTCttgaaaaatgatattcttCGTGTTGGAGGCAGAATCAAAGATGCTCCAATTAGTTATGATGCTAAGCATCCAATTGTTATACCAAAAGACAGTCTTATTGCATCCCTGATGGTTGATTATATTCATAGGACAACTGGACACAATGGAAGAGAATATGTTTTTGCAGAAATTAGGCAGAACTATTGGATTGTAAAGGGGACTTCATTAGTGAGGAAAATTATCAACAATTGTGTCTTGTGCAGAAGAAAGCAGCGTAAACCCGAATATCAAGAAATGTCGGATTTGCCTGTTGATAGATTAACTCCTGATAAACCACCATTTTCATATGTGGCTCTGGACTGTTTTGGTCCCTTTTTCATTCGTCAAGGAAGAAGTGATATTAAGCGATATGGGGTTCTCTTCACCTGTCTAACTACCCGTGCAGTACATGTGGAAATCGCACAGAATTTGGACATGAACTCATTTATAATGGCTTTAAGAAGATTTGTTTCTCGTAGAGGTCAAGTGTTGGAAATTCGAAGTGACAATGGTTCAAATTTTGTGGCCGCTGAACATGAACTTCGACAAGCAATCAAATGTTGGAATCAGAAGCAAGTTCATGATTTCCTgcttcagaaaaatataaaatggataTTTCAAACACCTTCCGCTTCACATCATGGTGGTGTTTTTGAAAGACAAATTCGGACTGTCAGAAAggtatttaattcaatttgtcGGGAACAAACTTTAAGCGATGAGGCTCTATCCACTTTAATGTGTGAATGTGAATCTATTATAAATGGACGTCCAATTACAACAGTTTCAAGTGATGTAAATGACTTGACACCACTGTCTCCAAATTCATTATTGTTATTAAAACAAGAACCTGTTCTTCCACCAGGTTTGTTTGAACAAAAGGATGTGTATTCGAGGAAACGCTGGAAACAGGTCCAGTATTTGGCAGATATTTTCTGGCAAAGATGGAGAAAGGAATATCTACCTCTTTTACAACAAAGAAAAAAGTGGAACAAACCTCAACGTAATATGAGCGAGGATGACATTGTTCTCATTGTGGATCATAACTTGCCACGAAATACCTGGCTGTTGGGTAGAGTTATCAAGACTTTCCCTGGCAAGGAGGGCCTTGTTCGATCTGTTAGTGTCCAGACCCAATATTCTGTTCTTCAAAGACCTGTTACAAAgcttattttattgcatgctTGTAATTAG